Proteins co-encoded in one Montipora capricornis isolate CH-2021 chromosome 12, ASM3666992v2, whole genome shotgun sequence genomic window:
- the LOC138027430 gene encoding uncharacterized protein translates to MSSSLDKLVSNLPKEALIYTSQKFKGDKLGLMSQKGVYPYDFMDSFGKFNEKLPPKEEFYSILNDEHISDDQYKHAQNVWNTFNLKNMGEYHDLYLKSDILLLADVFENFRKTCLQYYKLDPCHYFTSPGLSWDAMLKMTNIKLELMTDIDMFQFIEKGMRGGTSYIANRYGKANNKYMKTYDEKAPSKYIMYLDANNLYGWAMSQYLPNGGFRWMTEKQINNINLSKYNENCKKGSILEVDLEYPKELHDLHNDYPLAPEKMKVTENMLSEYAKNIAKKHGVSTGLVHKLIPTLSNKEKYVLHYRNLQLYTDLGLKLTKIHRVLEFNQSPWLKEYIDFNTEKRTNAKNAFEKDFFKLMNNSVFGKTMENIRKRVDVRLVTDEKKLIKMTSKPTYVSSKIFNENLVAVHKIKETLTLNRPAYIGMCILDLSKTLMYDFHYNYIKQKYGSKAKLLFTDTDSLTYEIKTNDAYQDFWNDKDKFDNSDYPENSQFYYKINKKVIGKFKDEAAGMPITEFVGLRSKMYSYMKDNDKGGKTAKGIKKNIIKKNIKHENYKNVLFDNEQMHHNMKTIRSNLHQIGSYELNKVSLSCFDDKRYIHNNGMTSYAYGHYRI, encoded by the coding sequence ATGAGCTCAAGTCTGGATAAACTGGTGAGCAACCTGCCAAAAGAAGCATTGATATatacttctcaaaaattcaaagggGACAAACTTGGTTTAATGTCACAAAAAGGAGTATATCCATACGACTTCATGGATAGCTTCggtaaattcaatgaaaagctaccaccaaaagaagaattttacagtatattaAATGATGAGCATATCTCAGATGATCAatacaaacatgctcaaaatgtatggaacacTTTCAATCTAAAAAATATGGGTGAGTACCATGACTTATATCTCAAATCTGACATCCTTCTATTAGCTGATGTGTTTGAAAACTTTCGAAAGACATGTCTGCAATACTACAAACTAGACCCCTGTCATTATTTTACATCTCCAGGTCTTTCATGGGatgctatgttaaagatgactAACATTAAATTGGAGCTTATGACtgatattgatatgtttcaGTTTATTGAAAAAGGAATGCGAGGCGGGACAAGCTACATCGCCAATCGATATGGTAAAGCtaacaataaatacatgaaaacatatgatgaGAAGGCGCCCTCAAAGTATATCATGTATCTTGATGCCAACAATCTATATGGTTGGGCCATGTCACAATACCTGCCAAATGGTGGTTTCAGATGGATGACAGAAAAGCAGATTAACAACATAAATTTATCCAAATATAATGAAAACTGTAAAAAAGGTTCGATATTAGAAGTTGATTTGGAATATCCCAAAGAATTAcatgatttgcataatgactaTCCACTAGCGCCCGAAAAGATGAAAGTgactgaaaatatgctatccGAATATGCCAAAAATATCGCAAAGAAACATGGTGTGTCAACCGGTTTAGTTCACAAATTAATACCAACACTgagcaataaagaaaaatacgtTCTCCATTATAGAAACCTACAATTATACACTGATCTCGGATTAAAATTAACCAAAATCCACCGAGTTTTAGAGTTCAATCAGTCACCATGGTTGAAAGAATACATCGATTTCAATACAGAAAAAAGAACCAATGCTAAAAATGCTTTCGAGAAAGACTTCTTCAAGCTTATGAACAACAgtgtatttggaaaaacaatggaaaatatcaGAAAGAGAGTTGATGTAAGATTAGTAACTGatgaaaagaaattaataaaaatgaCAAGCAAACCAACATACGTCAGTagcaagatctttaatgaaaatctggtggcagtgcataaaatcaaagaaacactcaCATTAAACAGGCCGGCATATATAGGTATGTGTATCTTGGATTTGAGCAAGACGTTAATGTATGATTTCCACTAcaattatatcaaacaaaagtACGGAAGTAAAGccaaattattattcacagacactgATAGCTTGACCtatgaaatcaaaaccaatgACGCgtatcaagacttttggaatgacAAAGACAAATTCGATAACAGCGACTACCCAGAAAACAGTCAATTCTATTATAAAATTAATAAGAAAGTAATCGGCAAATTCAAAGATGAGGCAGCAGGCATGCCGATAACCGAATTCGTTGGATTGAGAtcgaaaatgtattcatatatgaaagacaatgacaaaggcGGAAAGACCGCTAAAGGAATCAAAAAGAACATCATCAAAAAGAACATCAAAcatgaaaattacaaaaacgttttatttgaCAACGAGCAAATGCATCATAATATGAAAACCATCAGAAGCAACTTGCATCAAATCGGAAGCTATGAACTTAATAAAGTGTCATTATCTTGCTTCGATGATAAGCGGTACATACATAACAATGGTATGACAAGTTATGCATACGGACACTATAGAATATAA